The Verrucomicrobiota bacterium JB022 genome includes a region encoding these proteins:
- the proB gene encoding glutamate 5-kinase, translating to MVTFLASNARRIVIKIGTNTLTQGGRVMNQDWLQRLCLQVAELRQRGLEIVIVSSGAIGLGMGRLGLKRRPRSLKQLQACAAIGQSILMEHWSRAFAEHGVTCAQVLLTHEDVKHRERHVAVRETLEQLLRYGVVPVINENDTVSTREIKFGDNDLLSALTASLTSADLLVILTTAPGLLDLKGTGELVPVVETITPEIEAMAGGSVTETSVGGMISKIQAAKVATGSGCGVYIGDGTDPVILMHLATGRAVGTFFLPNSLELDSRQRWMAFFQRPRGHVTIDEGAIRALREQGVSLLAKGVTTVEGAFLEGEVIDICNPEGRAIARGVSNYSAHELMAVLGQKIEAIEPLYPDKHRYEVVHRDHLVLL from the coding sequence GTGGTGACCTTTCTCGCATCCAACGCCCGCCGCATCGTGATCAAGATCGGCACGAACACGCTGACCCAAGGGGGCCGCGTGATGAATCAGGACTGGCTGCAGCGCCTGTGCCTCCAGGTGGCCGAGCTTCGCCAGCGCGGGCTGGAGATCGTCATCGTGAGCAGCGGGGCCATCGGCCTCGGCATGGGGCGGTTGGGGCTCAAGCGCCGCCCGCGCAGCCTCAAGCAGCTCCAGGCCTGCGCCGCCATCGGCCAAAGCATCCTGATGGAGCACTGGTCGCGCGCCTTCGCCGAGCATGGCGTCACCTGCGCCCAGGTGCTGCTGACGCACGAAGACGTGAAGCACCGCGAGCGCCATGTGGCCGTGCGCGAGACGCTGGAGCAGCTACTGCGCTACGGCGTGGTGCCGGTGATCAACGAAAACGACACCGTAAGCACCCGAGAGATCAAGTTTGGCGACAACGACCTGCTGAGCGCACTGACCGCCAGCCTCACGAGCGCCGACCTGCTGGTGATCCTGACGACCGCCCCCGGCCTGCTCGACCTCAAGGGCACGGGCGAGCTGGTGCCGGTGGTCGAGACGATTACGCCTGAGATCGAGGCCATGGCCGGCGGCAGCGTTACCGAAACGAGCGTCGGCGGCATGATCAGCAAGATCCAGGCGGCCAAGGTGGCGACGGGTAGCGGCTGCGGCGTCTACATCGGCGACGGCACCGACCCGGTGATCCTCATGCACCTCGCGACGGGCCGCGCGGTGGGCACGTTCTTCCTGCCCAACAGCCTGGAGCTGGATTCCCGCCAGCGCTGGATGGCCTTTTTCCAACGCCCCCGCGGCCACGTGACTATCGACGAGGGCGCGATCCGGGCCTTGCGCGAACAGGGCGTGAGCTTGCTCGCCAAGGGCGTGACCACGGTCGAGGGCGCCTTCCTCGAAGGCGAAGTCATCGACATCTGCAACCCCGAAGGCCGCGCGATTGCCCGGGGGGTCAGCAACTACTCCGCCCACGAGCTGATGGCCGTCCTCGGCCAGAAGATCGAAGCCATCGAGCCGCTCTACCCCGACAAGCACCGCTACGAAGTCGTCCATCGTGACCACCTGGTGCTGCTGTAG
- a CDS encoding addiction module protein — MLVDYMPMTKEQVLAEVLQWSDSDREELLVALDESLHGESSDEISDAWKAEIVRRVEDIEAGRATLYPADQVFDELRAELRNARND; from the coding sequence ATGCTCGTAGATTATATGCCGATGACAAAAGAGCAGGTTTTAGCCGAAGTGCTGCAATGGTCTGATTCCGACCGTGAAGAGCTTCTGGTTGCACTCGATGAGAGCCTGCATGGCGAGAGTTCCGACGAGATCAGCGACGCTTGGAAAGCGGAAATCGTCCGACGGGTGGAGGATATCGAGGCTGGCCGAGCCACGCTGTATCCGGCTGATCAAGTCTTTGATGAACTTAGAGCCGAGCTTCGCAATGCGCGTAACGATTGA
- a CDS encoding type II toxin-antitoxin system RelE/ParE family toxin — protein MRVTIDARARAELQEAARYYDGCEAGLGDRFAAAAQLQLRKIELSPFQYRSCAAGCRISRIQAFPYSIIYQLSNDRILVVAFLHHSRRPGYWTSRL, from the coding sequence ATGCGCGTAACGATTGATGCACGTGCGCGTGCCGAGCTGCAGGAAGCGGCAAGATATTATGATGGATGTGAGGCCGGTCTCGGCGATCGTTTTGCGGCCGCCGCTCAACTGCAGCTGAGGAAGATCGAGTTGAGCCCGTTTCAGTACCGCAGTTGTGCAGCAGGATGTCGCATCAGCCGCATCCAAGCCTTCCCCTATAGCATTATCTATCAGCTGAGTAATGATCGGATTCTGGTGGTTGCTTTCCTGCACCACTCTCGGCGTCCCGGTTATTGGACATCACGCCTTTAG
- a CDS encoding LytTR family DNA-binding domain-containing protein: MKALIVDDERLARNQLRRLLQAHPQVEIVGEASHAAEARERIAELNPELLFLDIQMPEETGFDLLQSLEPPVPRVIFTTAFDEYALKAFEVNALDYLLKPIDPDRLATALERVQDGHHPSPGQLTAPASFAPEDRVFIREGERCWLVEVKRIRLLESEGNYTRVHFDEEAPLLYRSLTAMEKRLDPQKFFRANRAQLINIEWIHGIEPWFSGNLKVTLQGGTEVEISRRQAQAFKDVWGL; encoded by the coding sequence ATGAAAGCTCTCATCGTTGACGACGAACGCCTCGCGCGTAACCAACTGCGCCGCCTCCTGCAGGCCCACCCGCAAGTGGAGATCGTGGGCGAAGCCAGCCACGCCGCCGAAGCCCGCGAGCGCATCGCCGAGCTGAACCCCGAACTGCTCTTCCTCGACATCCAGATGCCGGAGGAAACGGGCTTCGACCTCCTCCAATCACTGGAGCCGCCCGTGCCGCGCGTCATCTTCACCACCGCCTTCGACGAGTACGCGCTCAAGGCCTTCGAGGTCAATGCGCTCGACTACCTGCTCAAGCCCATCGACCCCGACCGCCTCGCCACCGCCCTCGAGCGCGTGCAGGACGGCCATCACCCCTCCCCCGGTCAACTGACCGCCCCGGCGTCCTTCGCCCCCGAAGACCGCGTCTTCATCCGCGAAGGCGAACGCTGCTGGCTGGTCGAAGTCAAACGCATCCGCCTGCTCGAAAGCGAAGGCAACTACACCCGCGTGCACTTCGACGAAGAGGCCCCCCTGCTCTACCGCTCGCTCACTGCGATGGAAAAGCGCCTCGACCCGCAAAAATTCTTCCGCGCCAACCGCGCCCAGCTCATCAACATCGAGTGGATCCACGGCATCGAGCCCTGGTTCAGCGGCAACCTCAAAGTCACCCTGCAAGGCGGCACCGAAGTCGAGATTTCCCGCCGCCAAGCACAGGCGTTCAAAGACGTCTGGGGACTGTAG
- a CDS encoding histidine kinase has product MTVHPWIRKHLYWICQIGGWGTLGIILTIFSLVEDEEGVLDIITQSTLLTSACLFGTHYLRSIMKRRKWLTLRPRPALFRIIPTMLGVSLTFSVLEALLLFIITPEDIQASPQTPIIAVFTFLVLIIWLNLVILYVGWCGIYLGYKVTQRNHQLETERLRLQSSAKEAELRALRSQINPHFLFNCLNSLSSLIAEDPTRANQAVLHLAQMLRYNLRTSRAELVPLSQELQVVEGYLALEKIRFEDRLQIRYDIEHRALAGMIPPFIVQHLVENAIKYGISRKAAGGELQVAARAEGATLIICVSNPGELVDHGISTGTGLTNTRERLKLLFGEAAQLSLDNGPEGTVVAKAHLPFHTAHSLRPTPVLHESSHR; this is encoded by the coding sequence GTGACGGTTCACCCCTGGATCAGGAAACACCTGTATTGGATCTGCCAGATTGGCGGCTGGGGGACGCTAGGGATCATCCTCACCATTTTCAGCCTGGTGGAGGACGAGGAAGGCGTCCTCGACATCATCACGCAGAGCACTCTGCTGACTTCGGCCTGCCTCTTTGGCACCCACTACCTGCGCAGCATCATGAAGCGGCGCAAGTGGCTGACGCTGCGCCCCCGCCCCGCCCTCTTTCGCATCATTCCCACGATGCTCGGGGTCAGCCTCACCTTTTCGGTGCTGGAAGCGCTGCTGCTCTTCATCATCACGCCCGAAGACATCCAGGCCTCGCCGCAGACGCCGATCATCGCCGTCTTCACCTTTCTCGTCCTCATCATCTGGCTCAACCTCGTGATCCTGTATGTAGGCTGGTGCGGCATTTATCTCGGCTACAAAGTCACGCAGCGCAACCACCAGCTGGAGACCGAGCGCCTGCGCCTCCAGTCATCCGCCAAGGAAGCGGAGCTGCGGGCCCTGCGCTCACAGATCAACCCGCATTTTCTCTTCAACTGCCTCAACAGCCTCAGTAGCCTCATCGCCGAAGACCCCACGCGGGCCAACCAGGCCGTGCTCCACCTCGCGCAAATGCTGCGCTACAACCTGCGCACCTCCCGGGCCGAGCTGGTGCCGTTGAGCCAGGAGCTGCAGGTGGTGGAAGGCTACCTCGCGCTGGAAAAGATCCGCTTCGAAGACCGCCTGCAGATCCGTTACGACATCGAGCATCGGGCCCTCGCCGGCATGATCCCGCCCTTCATCGTCCAGCACCTCGTCGAAAACGCCATCAAGTACGGCATCTCGCGCAAGGCTGCGGGGGGCGAGCTGCAGGTGGCTGCCCGGGCCGAAGGCGCCACGCTCATCATCTGCGTCAGCAACCCCGGCGAACTCGTCGACCACGGCATCTCGACCGGCACCGGCCTCACCAACACCCGCGAACGCCTCAAGCTGCTCTTTGGCGAAGCCGCGCAGCTGAGCCTCGACAACGGCCCCGAAGGCACCGTAGTGGCCAAGGCACACCTGCCGTTCCACACCGCGCACTCGCTCCGCCCAACCCCCGTTTTGCATGAAAGCTCTCATCGTTGA
- a CDS encoding osmoprotectant NAGGN system M42 family peptidase, with amino-acid sequence MPAYLPLDYLQDILLELLAIHSPSGYTDPVVRRVCEELGKLGVRYELTRRGAIRATLPGEVYSPDRAVVVHLDTLGAQVRELKDNGRLGLTPVGTWSARWAEGARGSIFTDTKLFRGSILPLKASGHVYNDGVDKQEVSWDNLEMRVDAPVYSKKDLVDAGFNVGDFVGIDSQAELLPNGYINARHLDDKAGVATVLAVIKHLKESKTKLPVDCHILFTLSEEVGIGASAGLHGDVAEMVTVDNGTMAPIQNTIERGVTVVMADSSGPFDYHLTHFLIHLCQDHGIEHARDIFRYYRCDSASAIESGNDIRTALIAFGLDASHGYERTHLDSLNAVGQLLVAYLTSHPIFKRSKRAHISLQDFPSTRKVPVATRAVEEPENVAQQPMDETKPSRGERPTTPPPAATPKKTAKKKGS; translated from the coding sequence ATGCCCGCGTACCTTCCCCTCGATTACCTGCAAGACATCCTGCTCGAGCTGCTCGCGATCCATAGCCCCTCCGGCTATACGGACCCGGTGGTCCGCCGCGTGTGCGAAGAGCTGGGCAAGCTGGGCGTGCGCTACGAGCTGACCCGCCGGGGCGCGATCCGGGCGACCTTGCCGGGCGAAGTCTACAGCCCCGACCGTGCGGTGGTCGTGCACCTCGACACGCTGGGCGCGCAGGTGCGCGAGCTGAAGGACAACGGGCGCCTGGGCCTGACGCCGGTCGGCACCTGGTCGGCCCGCTGGGCCGAGGGCGCGCGCGGCAGCATTTTTACGGACACGAAGCTCTTTCGCGGCAGCATCCTCCCGCTCAAGGCCAGCGGGCACGTTTACAACGACGGCGTCGACAAGCAGGAGGTGAGCTGGGACAACCTGGAGATGCGCGTCGATGCGCCCGTCTACAGCAAGAAAGACCTGGTCGACGCCGGCTTCAATGTGGGCGACTTTGTGGGAATCGACAGCCAGGCCGAGCTCCTGCCCAACGGCTACATCAATGCTCGCCACCTCGACGATAAGGCGGGCGTCGCCACCGTGCTGGCCGTGATCAAGCACCTCAAGGAGAGCAAGACCAAGCTGCCGGTCGACTGCCATATCCTCTTCACCCTCAGCGAAGAAGTGGGCATCGGGGCCTCCGCCGGCCTGCACGGCGATGTGGCCGAGATGGTGACGGTCGACAACGGCACGATGGCGCCGATCCAGAACACGATCGAGCGTGGAGTGACGGTGGTGATGGCCGACAGCTCGGGCCCGTTCGACTACCACCTCACGCACTTCCTCATCCACTTGTGCCAGGACCATGGGATCGAGCACGCGCGCGACATCTTCCGCTACTACCGTTGCGACAGCGCCTCGGCCATCGAGAGCGGCAACGACATCCGCACGGCGCTGATCGCCTTCGGGCTCGACGCCTCGCACGGCTACGAGCGCACGCACCTCGACTCGCTCAACGCGGTGGGGCAGCTCCTCGTCGCCTACCTCACAAGTCATCCCATCTTCAAGCGCAGCAAGCGCGCGCACATCTCGCTGCAGGACTTCCCCTCGACGCGCAAGGTGCCGGTCGCCACCCGGGCGGTCGAAGAGCCTGAAAACGTCGCCCAGCAGCCGATGGACGAGACCAAGCCGAGCCGTGGCGAACGCCCGACCACACCTCCACCCGCCGCCACCCCAAAGAAGACGGCCAAGAAAAAGGGATCGTAG
- a CDS encoding effector binding domain-containing protein, which produces MEPVIVSLSQSLTVVGRAVRTSHHDHSRLPVSPIRELWSRYLCDDFPSQIARGGERIYGVYHEFENGWEGAYTVVAGMDNVPAYDTETQVQLQPGRYLVFSCKGEKETASYGCWDAAWRYFEQGDCPHTRRFATDFEQYLPDDTVELYISVE; this is translated from the coding sequence ATGGAACCTGTCATCGTTTCGCTGTCTCAAAGTCTCACGGTCGTTGGTCGCGCCGTGCGCACGTCTCATCACGACCACAGCCGCTTGCCTGTCTCTCCCATCCGCGAACTTTGGAGCCGTTATTTATGTGACGACTTTCCTTCGCAGATCGCCCGAGGCGGGGAGCGTATTTACGGCGTATACCACGAGTTTGAAAACGGCTGGGAAGGTGCCTACACCGTCGTCGCCGGCATGGACAACGTGCCCGCCTACGACACCGAAACCCAAGTCCAGCTCCAGCCCGGCCGCTACCTCGTCTTCTCCTGCAAAGGCGAAAAAGAGACCGCCTCCTACGGCTGCTGGGATGCCGCCTGGCGCTACTTCGAGCAAGGCGACTGCCCCCACACCCGTCGCTTCGCCACCGATTTCGAGCAGTACCTCCCCGACGACACGGTGGAACTCTATATCAGCGTCGAGTAA